A single window of Nicotiana sylvestris chromosome 5, ASM39365v2, whole genome shotgun sequence DNA harbors:
- the LOC138869488 gene encoding F-box/LRR-repeat protein At3g58900-like translates to MDRTSELPTQILHNILSRLPTKTAARTSVLSKPWLKACSTNPHLSSDESYFQNFQDIVAEKGVSQVALLAKSRSELVSERYALSAYTIFAMESLQELELNHCKVVQLKPIIFEDSKIKCL, encoded by the exons ATGGATAGAACTTCAGAATTACCAACACAAATTCTCCACAATATACTCTCTCGTCTCCCTACAAAAACTGCGGCTCGAACCAGTGTGTTGTCAAAACCATGGCTTAAAGCATGCTCTACGAACCCCCATCTTAGTTCTGATGAATCttactttcaaaattttcaaG ATATAGTTGCAGAGAAAGGGGTTTCACAGGTTGCACTTTTGGCGAAAAGCAGATCAGAATTAGTTTCAGAAAGATATGCTTTGTCAGCTTATACCATATTTGCTATGGAATCATTGCAGGAGTTGGAGCTAAATCATTGCAAAGTAGTGCAACTAAAACCAATAATATTTGAAGATAGTAAAATTAAGTGTCTTTGA